A single Candidatus Limnocylindrales bacterium DNA region contains:
- the dnaN gene encoding DNA polymerase III subunit beta has translation MNITIGSEDFLRLLGRTQGVVDRRHAMAILANLVIEAGADGLAVVATDLEVSLRQTCPAKTSEPGAIALSARKLFEIVRESSSPEITVRSLDNNWVGVSYGRSNFRLAGIDPADHPGMPSGGPNGADAPTFELDAAELAEMITKTVFSVSHDDTRSNLAGVHLDAGAKKGMLRMVATDGHRLAMIDRKTKGGALKEGVILPRKGLSEVLKLLPETTGTVTLKVSASEATLDLPGCTLSMRLVEGTFPDYKQVVPKESPNLLQVDRDALLQTVRRVSLLSSERARGIRFGVSPGRLEISANDPDVGEAREDLEVEYGGAALEIGFNARYLQEVLQVLPEGSKVEIGLGDQLSPGVIRGADPSYSYVVMPMRI, from the coding sequence ATGAACATCACGATCGGCAGCGAAGACTTTCTGCGACTCCTCGGCCGCACTCAGGGTGTGGTCGATCGGCGTCATGCGATGGCCATTCTGGCCAATCTGGTCATCGAGGCCGGAGCCGACGGGCTGGCCGTCGTCGCGACCGACCTCGAGGTCAGCCTGCGCCAGACCTGCCCCGCCAAGACGAGCGAGCCCGGCGCCATCGCCCTCTCGGCGAGAAAGCTCTTCGAGATCGTCCGCGAGTCCAGCTCGCCCGAGATCACCGTCCGCAGTCTCGACAACAACTGGGTTGGCGTCTCCTACGGCCGTTCCAACTTCCGGCTGGCCGGCATCGACCCAGCGGATCACCCGGGCATGCCTTCGGGAGGCCCGAACGGCGCCGACGCTCCGACCTTCGAGCTCGACGCCGCCGAGCTCGCCGAGATGATCACCAAGACGGTCTTTTCGGTCTCCCACGACGACACGCGCTCGAACCTGGCCGGTGTGCACCTGGACGCCGGCGCCAAGAAGGGAATGCTGCGGATGGTCGCGACCGACGGCCACCGCCTCGCGATGATCGACCGCAAGACCAAGGGCGGGGCGCTGAAGGAAGGCGTGATCCTTCCGCGCAAGGGGCTCAGCGAAGTTCTCAAGCTGCTGCCGGAGACGACAGGGACGGTGACGCTGAAGGTCTCGGCGAGCGAGGCCACGCTCGACCTTCCGGGCTGCACGCTGAGCATGCGCCTGGTCGAGGGGACCTTCCCCGACTACAAGCAGGTGGTGCCGAAGGAGAGCCCCAATCTCCTGCAGGTCGATCGCGATGCGCTTCTGCAGACGGTGCGCCGGGTATCCCTGCTGTCGAGCGAGCGCGCCCGCGGCATCCGCTTCGGTGTCAGCCCCGGCCGCCTGGAAATCAGCGCCAATGATCCCGATGTCGGCGAGGCGCGCGAGGACCTGGAGGTCGAGTACGGCGGTGCCGCTCTGGAGATCGGGTTCAACGCCCGCTACCTCCAGGAGGTGCTGCAGGTGCTGCCGGAAGGCTCCAAAGTCGAGATCGGGCTCGGCGACCAGCTGAGCCCCGGCGTCATCCGAGGGGCCGACCCGAGCTACAGCTACGTGGTCATGCCGATGCGCATCTGA
- the hemL gene encoding glutamate-1-semialdehyde 2,1-aminomutase has protein sequence MHEDKQTSEMLFARARRVIPGGVNSPVRAWSSVGGAPRFVARANGSRIIDVDGREYIDYVGSWGPMILGHADPDVRDAIVRALDDGTSFGAATALEVRFAEEICARFVSIEQVRLVSSGTEATMSALRLARAATGRDAIIKFAGCYHGHSDSLLVRAGSGATTHGVPDSPGVPAQISSLTRVARYNDLESVRRVCDREVAAIIVEPVAGNMGVVPAKSDFIEGLRAIADEVGALLIFDEVISGLRLGPAGFQSCSEVRPDLTCLGKIAGGGLPLAAYGGRADLMQQISPAGPVYQAGTLSGNPLAVAAGLATLRQLTPQVYEELEQRSAKLEAALRGALGTRAGCVQRVGSIMTLFFGPDRVENYDQALTCDTERFGRFFAALIDEGIWAAPSQFEAWFVSRAHSDEDLERTAAAAARAMAATD, from the coding sequence ATGCACGAAGACAAGCAGACATCGGAGATGTTGTTCGCGCGTGCACGCCGCGTGATTCCCGGCGGCGTCAATTCACCGGTTCGTGCGTGGTCATCGGTCGGTGGCGCGCCGCGCTTCGTCGCGCGCGCGAATGGATCACGCATCATCGATGTCGATGGACGCGAGTACATAGATTATGTCGGCTCGTGGGGCCCGATGATTCTCGGGCACGCCGATCCCGACGTGCGCGACGCCATCGTTCGTGCGCTCGACGACGGCACCAGCTTCGGCGCCGCGACGGCGTTGGAAGTGCGATTTGCCGAAGAGATCTGCGCGCGATTTGTATCGATCGAGCAGGTTCGCCTGGTCAGCTCGGGGACCGAAGCCACGATGAGCGCGCTGCGGCTGGCTCGCGCAGCCACGGGCCGCGACGCGATCATCAAATTCGCCGGCTGTTATCACGGACATAGCGATTCGCTGCTGGTGCGCGCGGGGTCGGGCGCCACCACCCACGGCGTTCCCGACAGCCCCGGAGTGCCTGCGCAGATCAGCAGCCTTACCCGCGTCGCTCGCTACAACGATCTGGAATCGGTGCGTCGGGTTTGCGATCGCGAGGTGGCGGCAATCATCGTCGAGCCGGTTGCCGGCAACATGGGCGTCGTTCCCGCCAAAAGCGACTTCATCGAAGGTCTGCGCGCCATCGCCGACGAAGTCGGCGCGCTGCTGATCTTTGACGAAGTCATCAGCGGCCTACGATTGGGGCCGGCGGGCTTCCAGAGCTGCAGTGAGGTACGGCCCGACCTCACCTGCCTCGGCAAGATCGCCGGAGGTGGATTGCCGTTGGCCGCGTACGGCGGGCGCGCGGATCTGATGCAGCAGATCAGCCCGGCCGGACCCGTCTATCAAGCCGGCACACTGTCCGGGAACCCGCTCGCCGTCGCCGCCGGTCTTGCAACGCTGCGCCAGTTGACGCCGCAAGTCTACGAAGAGCTCGAGCAGCGATCGGCAAAGCTCGAAGCGGCTTTGCGTGGCGCGCTCGGCACCCGCGCCGGCTGCGTGCAACGCGTCGGGTCGATCATGACTCTGTTCTTCGGTCCCGACCGCGTCGAGAACTACGACCAGGCGCTGACCTGCGACACCGAGCGGTTTGGCAGGTTCTTCGCCGCTCTCATCGACGAAGGCATCTGGGCGGCGCCGTCGCAGTTCGAGGCATGGTTCGTATCGCGAGCCCACAGCGACGAGGACCTCGAGCGGACGGCAGCGGCGGCCGCGCGCGCCATGGCCGCGACCGACTGA
- the gyrB gene encoding DNA topoisomerase (ATP-hydrolyzing) subunit B: protein MAAEKAAQIGKTAGPNDYGADAIKVLEGLEAVRKRPGMYIGDTGERGLHHLVFEVVDNSIDEALAGHCDTIEVEIHVDNSITVTDNGRGIPVEIHPTEGVSAAEVVLTKLHAGGKFDKKSYAVSGGLHGVGVSVVNALSHWLEVEIRRDGKVWQQRYKIGVPEAPLAEVGTTTKRGTTVHFLPNSDIFETTEFSFDLLASRLRELAFLNRGVRISLEDERAGAKKQEFFYEGGIVSFVEHLGGKKQPIHNKVIYLSGKRSGIEIEIAMQWNSGYSENVYTFANNINTIEGGTHLSGFRSALTRTINNYATANNIVKKGDEAIEGDDCREGLTAVLSVKVPEPQFEGQTKTKLGNSEVKGLVEALINEHLATYFEENPGDARKVANKALEAARVRLAARKAKELARRKGALDSASLPGKLADCQERDPSRSELYIVEGDSAGGSAKQGRDRRFQAILPLKGKILNVWRARFDRTISSEEIRVLITALGMGIGDGDEKNVEKLRYHTIVIMTDADVDGSHIRTLLLTFFYRHFRELIAEGHVFIAQPPLFRVRRGKSERYLKDEGTLADYLIDLGVEDVKVKSKGAGRSVAGDQLKKVLKELAEIDRLLELLEKKRRHRDVTSILAGTDAMGPALLADPQALRTAVDAMLAELVQQHPELEPAHAEYSQDSEHNCERFTVVCRLNGAASRTLVDKALLESPEFLRLRRLITGISSIGKAPYVVTFGKTEQEVATLKELHDTIMANARKGTDIQRYKGLGEMNPEQLWATTMDPEMRTLLQVRLDNEYEAQEMFDKLMGEEVEGRRRFIEDNALNVRNLDV, encoded by the coding sequence ATGGCAGCAGAGAAGGCAGCGCAAATAGGCAAGACGGCCGGCCCGAACGACTACGGCGCCGATGCCATCAAGGTGCTGGAGGGCCTGGAGGCCGTCCGCAAGCGCCCCGGCATGTATATCGGCGACACCGGCGAGCGCGGCCTCCACCATCTCGTGTTCGAGGTCGTCGACAACTCGATCGACGAAGCACTCGCCGGCCACTGCGACACGATCGAAGTCGAGATCCACGTCGACAACAGCATCACCGTCACCGACAACGGCCGCGGCATACCGGTCGAAATTCATCCGACCGAAGGCGTCTCGGCCGCCGAGGTCGTGCTGACCAAGCTGCACGCGGGCGGCAAGTTCGACAAGAAGTCGTACGCCGTCTCCGGCGGCCTCCACGGCGTCGGTGTCTCCGTCGTCAATGCGCTGTCGCATTGGCTCGAGGTCGAGATCCGGCGCGACGGCAAGGTCTGGCAGCAGCGCTACAAGATCGGCGTTCCCGAAGCGCCGCTCGCCGAAGTCGGCACGACGACCAAGCGTGGCACGACGGTGCACTTCCTGCCCAACAGCGACATCTTCGAGACCACCGAGTTCAGCTTCGACCTGCTGGCCAGCCGGTTGCGTGAGCTCGCGTTCCTGAATCGCGGCGTACGCATCTCGCTCGAGGACGAGCGTGCGGGCGCCAAGAAACAGGAGTTCTTCTACGAGGGCGGCATCGTCTCCTTCGTCGAGCATCTGGGCGGAAAGAAGCAGCCGATCCACAACAAGGTCATCTACCTTTCGGGCAAGCGCTCGGGCATCGAGATCGAAATCGCGATGCAGTGGAACTCCGGCTATTCCGAGAACGTCTACACCTTCGCCAATAACATCAACACGATCGAAGGCGGCACGCATCTTTCCGGCTTCCGGTCGGCGCTGACGCGCACGATCAACAACTACGCCACCGCCAACAACATCGTGAAGAAGGGTGACGAGGCTATCGAAGGCGACGACTGCCGCGAAGGCCTTACGGCGGTGCTGTCGGTGAAGGTTCCCGAGCCGCAGTTCGAAGGGCAGACCAAGACCAAGCTCGGCAACAGCGAGGTCAAGGGCCTCGTGGAAGCGCTGATCAACGAGCACCTGGCGACGTACTTCGAGGAAAACCCGGGCGATGCGCGCAAGGTCGCCAACAAGGCGCTCGAGGCTGCGCGCGTGCGCCTGGCCGCACGCAAGGCCAAGGAGCTGGCGCGCCGCAAGGGAGCGCTCGATTCCGCATCGCTGCCCGGCAAGCTCGCCGACTGCCAGGAACGCGATCCTTCGCGCAGCGAGCTCTACATCGTCGAGGGCGATTCCGCAGGAGGGTCGGCCAAGCAGGGCCGCGACCGCCGTTTCCAGGCCATCCTGCCGCTCAAGGGCAAGATCCTGAACGTCTGGCGCGCCCGCTTCGACCGCACGATCTCCTCCGAAGAGATCCGCGTCCTGATCACCGCGCTCGGGATGGGCATCGGCGACGGCGACGAGAAGAACGTCGAGAAGCTTCGCTACCACACGATCGTCATCATGACCGACGCCGACGTGGACGGCTCGCACATCCGCACGCTGCTGCTGACGTTCTTCTATCGGCACTTCCGCGAGCTCATTGCCGAGGGCCACGTCTTCATCGCACAGCCGCCGCTGTTCCGCGTGCGCCGCGGCAAGTCCGAACGCTACCTCAAGGACGAGGGAACGCTTGCGGATTACCTGATCGACCTCGGCGTCGAGGACGTCAAGGTGAAGTCGAAGGGCGCGGGACGCAGCGTCGCCGGCGACCAACTCAAGAAAGTCCTCAAGGAACTCGCCGAGATCGACCGTCTGCTCGAGCTCCTCGAGAAAAAGCGCCGCCACCGCGACGTCACTTCGATCCTGGCCGGCACCGACGCGATGGGCCCGGCGCTGCTCGCCGACCCTCAGGCGCTGCGCACGGCGGTGGACGCGATGCTGGCCGAGCTCGTGCAGCAGCACCCGGAGCTGGAACCGGCGCACGCCGAGTATTCGCAGGACAGCGAGCACAACTGCGAGCGCTTCACTGTCGTCTGCCGCCTCAACGGCGCGGCTTCGCGTACGCTGGTCGACAAGGCGCTGCTCGAGTCACCCGAGTTCCTGCGCCTGCGGCGCCTGATCACGGGCATCTCCAGCATCGGCAAGGCCCCCTACGTCGTCACGTTCGGCAAGACGGAGCAGGAAGTGGCCACGCTCAAGGAGCTCCACGACACCATCATGGCCAACGCGCGCAAGGGCACGGACATCCAGCGCTACAAGGGTCTCGGCGAGATGAATCCCGAGCAGCTGTGGGCGACGACGATGGACCCCGAGATGCGCACGCTCCTGCAAGTGCGGCTCGACAACGAATACGAGGCGCAGGAGATGTTCGACAAGCTGATGGGCGAGGAAGTCGAAGGCCGTCGCCGCTTCATCGAGGACAATGCCCTGAACGTCCGTAACCTCGACGTCTGA
- the atpB gene encoding F0F1 ATP synthase subunit A, protein MEHHPITWHSLIPGINAIPGHTFHALFAMVILIAWAWRANHQLAAARAAGTHLVPDSRLSARNLAEIFVGAMKSMVDGVLADRGRPYIALFGSFFIFILIANLLGLLPGFSPPTSNFNITFAMGVASFIGFNVIGIRTQGIVNYAKHFVGPVWWLGVLMVPLELIDNAVRPVSLGLRLFGNMTGDHLVLEIFTDLTKLVIPVIFYFLGAFVSLIQAFVFTLLSIIYVSLAMGHGDHDDHGHGHGNAHGDAHMAPAHH, encoded by the coding sequence ATGGAGCATCATCCGATCACGTGGCACAGCCTGATCCCGGGCATCAACGCGATTCCCGGGCACACCTTCCATGCCCTGTTCGCCATGGTGATCCTGATTGCCTGGGCGTGGCGCGCCAACCATCAGCTTGCCGCGGCGCGTGCCGCCGGAACGCACCTGGTTCCCGACAGCAGGCTGAGCGCGCGCAACCTCGCCGAGATCTTCGTCGGTGCGATGAAGTCGATGGTCGACGGCGTGCTCGCCGACCGCGGCCGGCCCTACATCGCGCTGTTCGGCAGCTTCTTCATTTTCATCCTGATCGCCAACCTGCTCGGTCTGCTGCCGGGGTTCTCTCCGCCCACCAGCAACTTCAACATCACGTTCGCGATGGGCGTGGCCTCCTTCATCGGCTTCAACGTCATCGGCATCCGGACGCAGGGGATCGTCAACTACGCCAAACACTTCGTGGGCCCGGTCTGGTGGCTCGGCGTCCTCATGGTGCCGCTCGAGCTGATCGACAACGCCGTGCGTCCCGTTTCGCTCGGCCTCCGACTCTTCGGCAACATGACCGGCGACCACCTGGTGCTCGAGATCTTCACCGACCTGACCAAGCTGGTCATTCCGGTGATCTTCTACTTCCTGGGCGCCTTCGTCTCGCTCATTCAGGCTTTCGTGTTCACGCTTCTCAGCATCATCTACGTCTCGCTGGCCATGGGCCACGGCGACCACGACGATCATGGCCATGGCCATGGGAACGCTCACGGCGATGCCCATATGGCGCCGGCGCATCACTGA
- the dnaA gene encoding chromosomal replication initiator protein DnaA — translation MEDVWNRAVSSLRRQLDHDEFESWIRPLVPVSLSGENLEISVPNRLFASWLEENYLELLTTAWVEAHGKETTFTFTWDGSGQQGELFKEYADDKSKRITLKRSSNPSGLIDRYDFENFVIGPSNQFARAAAMAVAQQPGTLYNPFFLYGGVGLGKTHLANAIGHAVLANDADARVLFLSADHFTNQLIEAIARNKAPAFKNRLRRVDLLIIDDVQFLAGRERTQEEFFHVFNALYESGRQIVLTCDKFPNELQGVEERLCNRFGWGLVADIQTPDVETRIAILERKARAEGVELPMDVAAFIAGKVDTNIRDLEGALTRISAHASLNGRLLDRQLASELLAGIYPEEARVITLDAVEKGVASHFGLRAGDLKARRRTKKIAEARQVAMYLMRQFGGASYPAIGNHLGGRDHSTVIHACQSVERRRREDARFRLLLDTVSKRIGCV, via the coding sequence TTGGAAGACGTTTGGAATCGGGCTGTTAGCTCGCTTCGTCGGCAACTGGACCACGATGAGTTCGAGAGCTGGATCCGGCCGCTGGTTCCGGTCTCTCTCAGCGGGGAGAACCTCGAAATCTCCGTCCCCAATCGGCTGTTCGCATCCTGGCTGGAGGAGAACTACCTCGAGCTCCTCACTACCGCCTGGGTCGAGGCGCATGGAAAGGAAACCACGTTCACGTTCACGTGGGATGGCAGCGGTCAGCAGGGCGAGCTCTTCAAGGAGTATGCCGACGACAAGAGCAAGCGCATCACGCTCAAGCGCAGCTCCAATCCGAGCGGGCTCATCGACCGTTACGACTTCGAGAACTTCGTCATCGGGCCCAGCAACCAGTTCGCCCGGGCGGCAGCCATGGCCGTGGCGCAGCAGCCGGGCACTCTGTACAACCCGTTTTTTCTCTACGGAGGCGTAGGCCTCGGCAAGACGCACCTCGCCAACGCAATCGGGCATGCCGTCCTGGCCAACGATGCAGACGCGCGCGTCCTGTTCCTGTCGGCCGACCACTTCACCAACCAGCTGATCGAGGCGATCGCGCGCAACAAGGCGCCCGCGTTCAAGAACAGGCTGCGCCGCGTCGATCTGCTCATCATCGATGACGTCCAGTTCCTGGCCGGGCGCGAACGGACCCAGGAAGAGTTCTTCCACGTCTTCAACGCGCTCTACGAAAGCGGCCGCCAGATCGTTCTGACCTGCGACAAGTTCCCGAACGAGCTGCAAGGAGTCGAGGAGCGTCTCTGCAACCGTTTCGGTTGGGGGCTCGTCGCCGACATCCAAACGCCCGACGTCGAAACCCGCATCGCGATTCTGGAGCGCAAGGCGCGCGCCGAAGGCGTCGAGCTGCCGATGGACGTCGCGGCATTCATTGCCGGCAAGGTCGACACCAACATTCGCGATCTGGAGGGCGCGCTGACGCGCATCAGCGCCCATGCATCGCTCAACGGGCGGCTCCTGGACCGACAGCTGGCCTCCGAGCTCCTGGCCGGCATCTATCCGGAGGAGGCACGCGTCATCACTCTCGACGCCGTCGAGAAGGGCGTCGCCTCTCACTTCGGGTTGCGCGCCGGTGATCTCAAAGCGAGACGGCGCACCAAGAAAATTGCAGAAGCGCGACAGGTCGCGATGTACCTGATGCGACAGTTCGGCGGCGCGTCCTATCCTGCGATCGGCAACCACCTCGGCGGCCGTGATCATTCGACGGTCATTCATGCCTGCCAGTCCGTGGAGCGCCGACGTCGCGAGGATGCACGCTTCCGTCTTCTTCTGGACACCGTCAGCAAGCGGATCGGCTGCGTCTGA
- the gyrA gene encoding DNA gyrase subunit A: MAPIGKFPPVPVTIEDEMRTSYMDYAMSVIVGRALPDVRDGLKPVHRRVLYAMSELGNEWNKPPKKSARVVGDVIGKFHPHGDTAVYDTIVRMAQDFSLRYPLISGQGNFGSVDGDRPAAMRYTEVRLARIAADMLADIDKETVEFVPNYDETTHEPAVLPARLPNLLVNGSAGIAVGMATNIPPHNLGEICDALLAVMDDPDIKIEKLLRIVKGPDFPTGGIIYGRQPIVDAYKTGRGVLTVRARANTETEERTGRTRIVVTEIPYQLNKTRLIEKIAELVNDKKLDGISDLRDESDREGMRIVIELKRDAVPLVVLNNLYKQTPMQDSFGIIMLALVGGRPRLLNLKQMLEEFIAHRKEIITRATVFDLRKAEARLHLLEGLKIALDNLDAVIKLIRGSKDTPTAKDGLMKSFGLSDIQAQAILDMRLQRLTGLERDKILEEYRETQKVIERLRQILADEREVVKIIATDLETLRKQYGDERRTQIEDATGEITIEDMIVEEEMVVTVSHEGYIKRNAVSLYRAQRRGGRGKVGATTKGEDFVEHMFTASTHDYVLFFTNRGRVYWKKVHELPQAGRAARGKAIVNLLQLAPGEQLSTFLPVRDFSEDTFVLFATAKGIVKKTPLLEYSRPRASGIIAINLTDGDELIAARLTAGDDQVALATRSGQLARFNESEVRPMGRGAGGVRGVNVDEDDRVVAMEIVRPGATLLTVSANGMGKRSPVDDYRLIHRGGSGVKTMNLTPKTGPVVGVLQILSDEDEVMIVTSDGKMIRIAMENVRIMSRNTQGVTLVKLDVEAGEHVVSVAPVAEKESGGDEE, encoded by the coding sequence ATGGCACCGATCGGCAAGTTCCCACCGGTTCCCGTCACCATCGAGGACGAGATGCGTACGTCCTACATGGACTACGCCATGAGCGTGATCGTCGGGCGCGCCCTGCCCGACGTCCGCGACGGACTCAAGCCCGTGCACCGCCGCGTCCTGTACGCGATGAGCGAGCTCGGCAACGAATGGAACAAGCCGCCCAAGAAGTCGGCGCGCGTCGTCGGCGACGTCATCGGCAAATTCCATCCGCACGGCGACACCGCGGTCTACGACACGATCGTGCGCATGGCGCAGGACTTCTCGCTGCGCTACCCGCTGATCAGCGGTCAGGGCAATTTCGGTTCCGTCGACGGCGACCGACCGGCCGCGATGCGGTACACGGAGGTGCGCCTGGCGCGCATCGCCGCAGACATGCTGGCGGACATCGACAAGGAGACCGTCGAGTTCGTCCCCAACTACGACGAGACGACGCACGAGCCCGCGGTGCTGCCGGCGCGGCTCCCGAACCTGCTCGTGAACGGATCGGCCGGCATCGCCGTGGGAATGGCAACCAACATTCCACCGCACAACCTCGGCGAGATTTGTGACGCGCTGCTCGCCGTCATGGATGATCCCGACATCAAGATCGAGAAGCTGCTGCGGATCGTCAAGGGTCCTGATTTCCCGACCGGCGGCATCATCTACGGCCGCCAGCCCATCGTCGATGCGTACAAGACCGGCCGCGGCGTCCTGACCGTCCGCGCGCGCGCCAACACCGAGACCGAAGAGCGTACGGGGCGCACGCGCATCGTCGTCACCGAGATCCCCTACCAGCTCAACAAGACGCGGCTGATCGAAAAGATCGCCGAGCTGGTCAACGACAAGAAGCTCGACGGGATCTCCGACCTTCGCGACGAATCGGACCGCGAGGGCATGCGCATCGTCATCGAGCTCAAGCGCGATGCCGTGCCGCTGGTGGTGCTGAACAATCTCTACAAGCAGACGCCGATGCAGGATTCGTTCGGCATCATCATGCTGGCGCTGGTCGGGGGCCGCCCGCGGCTCCTCAATCTCAAGCAGATGCTCGAGGAGTTCATCGCGCATCGCAAGGAGATCATCACTCGCGCCACGGTCTTCGACCTGCGCAAGGCCGAAGCGCGGCTGCATCTGCTCGAAGGCCTGAAGATCGCGCTCGACAACCTCGATGCCGTGATCAAGCTCATTCGCGGCTCCAAGGATACGCCGACCGCCAAGGACGGCCTGATGAAGAGCTTCGGCCTGAGCGACATCCAGGCGCAGGCGATTCTCGACATGCGTCTGCAGCGCTTGACGGGGCTGGAGCGCGACAAGATTCTCGAGGAGTACCGCGAGACGCAGAAGGTTATCGAACGGCTGCGGCAGATCCTCGCCGACGAGCGTGAGGTCGTCAAGATCATCGCCACCGACCTGGAGACGCTGCGCAAGCAGTATGGCGACGAGCGCCGCACGCAGATCGAGGACGCGACCGGCGAGATCACGATCGAAGACATGATCGTGGAAGAGGAGATGGTCGTGACCGTCTCCCACGAAGGCTACATCAAGCGCAACGCCGTCTCGCTCTATCGCGCGCAGCGCCGCGGAGGCCGCGGCAAGGTCGGCGCCACGACGAAGGGCGAGGACTTCGTCGAGCACATGTTCACGGCCTCGACGCACGACTACGTGCTGTTCTTCACCAATCGCGGGCGCGTCTACTGGAAGAAGGTGCACGAGCTTCCGCAGGCGGGCCGTGCCGCGCGCGGCAAGGCCATCGTCAACCTCCTGCAGCTCGCGCCCGGCGAGCAGCTCTCGACGTTCCTGCCTGTGCGGGACTTTTCGGAAGATACGTTCGTCCTGTTCGCGACCGCCAAGGGCATTGTCAAGAAGACCCCGCTGCTCGAGTACTCCCGCCCCCGAGCCAGCGGCATCATCGCCATCAACCTGACCGACGGTGACGAGCTCATCGCCGCGCGCCTGACTGCAGGCGACGACCAGGTGGCGCTCGCGACGCGCAGCGGACAGCTCGCGCGGTTCAACGAGAGCGAGGTGCGGCCGATGGGCCGCGGCGCCGGCGGCGTGCGCGGCGTCAACGTGGACGAGGATGACCGCGTCGTGGCGATGGAGATCGTGCGGCCCGGCGCGACGCTGCTGACGGTGTCCGCCAACGGCATGGGCAAGCGCAGCCCGGTCGACGACTACCGTCTGATCCATCGCGGCGGCAGCGGCGTCAAGACGATGAATCTGACGCCGAAGACCGGTCCGGTCGTGGGCGTGCTGCAGATCCTCAGCGACGAGGACGAGGTCATGATCGTCACGAGCGACGGCAAGATGATCCGCATCGCGATGGAAAACGTGCGGATCATGAGCCGCAACACCCAGGGCGTCACGCTCGTCAAGCTCGACGTCGAGGCCGGCGAGCACGTGGTTTCGGTTGCGCCGGTAGCGGAGAAGGAAAGCGGCGGCGACGAGGAGTGA
- a CDS encoding NAD(P)H-dependent glycerol-3-phosphate dehydrogenase, which produces MTTRAAVIGAGSWGTALATMLSEKGYDVALWSRGAEVASAINEHHENRAYLPGVPLCRRLRATTDLREAVAEAELVVAVVPSHAMAETMKRAASETRPDALVVSASKGIEDDSLKTMHGVISDAVGDGTRVGCLSGPSFAVEVASGKPAVVVAAAETDEVAERIQHYFHAPMLRVYRSTDVVGVELGGVVKNVMAIATGVSDGLGYGLNARAATITRGLAEIMRLAVSMGARPETMSGLSGIGDLVLTCTGDLSRNRQVGLRLGRGESIGEILSSMRMVAEGVRNTRSVKNLADRQGVEMPIVECAYKVLYENMPPTQALEELFRRRLKPEFD; this is translated from the coding sequence GTGACCACGCGTGCGGCAGTGATCGGAGCGGGCAGCTGGGGAACTGCCCTGGCCACGATGCTCTCGGAGAAAGGCTACGACGTCGCACTGTGGTCACGCGGCGCCGAAGTCGCCAGCGCCATCAACGAGCACCACGAGAACCGCGCCTATCTGCCCGGCGTTCCGCTCTGTCGGCGGCTGCGCGCCACTACCGATCTCCGTGAGGCCGTGGCCGAGGCCGAGCTGGTCGTGGCCGTGGTTCCTTCGCACGCGATGGCCGAGACGATGAAGCGCGCTGCGTCGGAGACGCGGCCCGACGCGCTGGTGGTTTCGGCCAGCAAGGGCATCGAGGACGACAGCCTGAAGACGATGCACGGCGTGATCTCCGACGCCGTCGGCGACGGCACGCGTGTAGGATGCCTGTCGGGGCCGAGCTTCGCGGTCGAGGTCGCTTCGGGAAAGCCGGCGGTGGTCGTGGCCGCCGCCGAGACCGACGAGGTCGCCGAACGCATCCAGCACTACTTCCACGCGCCGATGCTGCGCGTCTACCGCAGCACCGACGTCGTCGGCGTCGAGCTCGGCGGCGTGGTCAAGAACGTCATGGCCATCGCCACCGGAGTATCCGACGGCCTCGGCTACGGGCTCAATGCGCGAGCCGCGACCATCACGCGCGGGCTGGCCGAGATCATGCGGCTGGCCGTTTCGATGGGCGCGCGCCCGGAGACGATGTCGGGGCTGTCGGGCATCGGCGACCTCGTGCTCACCTGCACGGGCGACCTCTCGCGAAACCGGCAGGTCGGGCTGAGACTCGGGCGCGGCGAGTCGATCGGCGAGATTCTTTCGAGCATGCGGATGGTGGCCGAAGGCGTTCGCAATACGCGATCTGTCAAGAACCTGGCGGACCGGCAGGGAGTCGAGATGCCCATCGTCGAGTGCGCCTACAAGGTCCTCTACGAAAACATGCCGCCCACCCAGGCGCTCGAGGAACTGTTCCGGCGGCGCCTCAAGCCCGAGTTCGACTGA
- a CDS encoding AtpZ/AtpI family protein, whose amino-acid sequence MAAMRGNGDGPERKRAAYQAMAVAWSLGWPIAAGVLIGSWLDGYFDTSPLFILVFGLGALAAAVRQLIAIGTGAPRDRR is encoded by the coding sequence ATGGCAGCCATGCGTGGAAACGGCGACGGCCCCGAGCGCAAACGTGCGGCCTACCAGGCGATGGCGGTTGCCTGGAGCCTCGGGTGGCCGATCGCAGCGGGGGTCCTGATCGGATCGTGGCTGGACGGCTACTTCGACACCTCGCCGCTGTTCATCCTGGTGTTCGGCCTCGGGGCGTTGGCCGCGGCGGTCCGGCAGCTGATCGCCATCGGCACCGGCGCGCCGCGCGACCGCCGCTGA